From a region of the Candidatus Methylomirabilis limnetica genome:
- the rpmG gene encoding 50S ribosomal protein L33 gives MREIITLACGDCKRRNYTTTKSKQNTPDRLELSKYCRWCRKHTAHKEAK, from the coding sequence ATGCGTGAGATAATTACATTAGCCTGCGGTGATTGCAAGAGGCGGAATTACACAACGACGAAGAGTAAACAGAATACCCCTGATAGACTCGAACTGAGTAAGTACTGTCGTTGGTGTCGCAAGCACACCGCCCATAAGGAAGCAAAGTAA
- the tuf gene encoding elongation factor Tu, with amino-acid sequence MGKAKFERTKEHMNIGTIGHIDHGKTTLTAAITKVLHAANAKVAFVPFDQIDKAPEEKERGITINIAHVEYETAKRHYAHVDCPGHADYIKNMITGAAQMDGAILVVAASEGPMPQTREHILLARQVNVPNLVVFLNKVDLVDDPELIELVELEVRELLTLYNFPGDETPIIRGSALKALETGSGLRTDPDAAPIFELMDAVDSFFPMPVRVLDKPFLMPIEDVFSISGRGTVVTGRIERGIIKVSDEVELVGIRDTQRTVVTGVEMFRKLLDQGQAGDNVGLLLRGTKREEVERGQVVAKPGSIPPHLRFKAEAYILTKEEGGRHTPFFNGYRPQFYFRTTDVTGVCTLPAGTEMVMPGDNVSLTVELIQPIAMEKELRFAIREGGRTVGAGVVSEVVE; translated from the coding sequence ATGGGCAAGGCTAAGTTTGAGCGGACGAAAGAGCACATGAACATCGGGACCATCGGGCACATCGACCACGGGAAGACCACCCTGACCGCGGCGATCACGAAGGTCCTGCACGCGGCGAACGCGAAGGTCGCCTTCGTCCCCTTCGACCAGATCGACAAGGCACCGGAGGAGAAGGAGCGGGGGATCACCATCAACATCGCCCACGTCGAGTACGAGACGGCCAAGCGTCACTACGCCCATGTCGACTGCCCCGGCCACGCCGACTACATCAAGAACATGATCACCGGCGCCGCCCAGATGGATGGCGCGATCCTGGTCGTCGCCGCCTCCGAGGGGCCCATGCCCCAGACGCGTGAGCACATCCTCCTCGCTCGTCAGGTCAACGTTCCGAACCTCGTCGTCTTCCTGAATAAGGTCGACCTGGTCGATGACCCCGAACTGATCGAGCTCGTCGAGCTGGAGGTCCGTGAGCTGCTGACGCTCTACAACTTCCCCGGGGACGAGACCCCAATCATCCGCGGCAGCGCACTAAAAGCGCTGGAGACCGGCAGCGGGCTGCGGACCGACCCCGACGCCGCACCCATCTTCGAGCTCATGGACGCCGTGGACAGCTTCTTCCCCATGCCCGTCCGGGTCCTTGACAAGCCGTTCCTGATGCCTATCGAGGACGTCTTCTCGATCTCCGGGCGCGGGACCGTTGTCACCGGCCGTATTGAGCGCGGCATCATCAAGGTATCAGACGAGGTCGAGCTCGTCGGCATCCGGGACACCCAGCGGACCGTGGTGACCGGCGTCGAGATGTTCCGCAAGCTCCTCGACCAGGGCCAGGCGGGGGACAACGTCGGGCTCCTGCTGCGGGGGACCAAGCGCGAGGAAGTCGAGCGTGGCCAAGTGGTGGCGAAGCCTGGCTCCATCCCGCCCCACTTGCGCTTTAAGGCCGAGGCGTACATCCTCACCAAGGAAGAAGGTGGCCGTCACACCCCCTTCTTCAACGGCTATCGGCCCCAGTTCTACTTTCGAACGACAGACGTGACCGGCGTCTGCACGCTCCCAGCAGGAACCGAGATGGTCATGCCGGGGGATAACGTGAGCCTCACGGTCGAATTGATCCAGCCGATCGCCATGGAGAAGGAGCTGCGTTTCGCAATCCGCGAGGGGGGCCGCACTGTTGGGGCCGGCGTGGTGAGCGAGGTCGTGGAGTAG
- the rlmB gene encoding 23S rRNA (guanosine(2251)-2'-O)-methyltransferase RlmB yields the protein MTEHILVGPHAVLEALRAGRRHIDRIYLARERYDPRIVEIVKRARDLGVPSTQEKQERLDELAKGVTHQGVLAVVSEVGYDDPFALVTRIKAATPLPLLLLLDGVQDPQNLGAIIRTAEAAGADGLFISKHRAVGITPAVAKASAGAVEHLPVARVAGLPAFLTWLKDQGVWILGADPSAVRSIHEIDFGTSMGVVIGGEHRGLTVLVRQRCDLLARIPTYGRVDSLNAAAAAAVFLFEIRRQHSIMKQPSANGQETAIVSQKSPQ from the coding sequence ATGACGGAGCACATACTTGTTGGTCCTCATGCTGTGCTAGAGGCGCTTCGGGCGGGGCGACGTCACATCGATCGGATTTATCTGGCGAGGGAACGGTATGATCCCAGGATCGTCGAGATTGTAAAGCGCGCCCGCGACTTGGGCGTACCCTCTACACAGGAGAAACAGGAACGGCTTGACGAATTGGCCAAGGGGGTTACACACCAAGGGGTCCTTGCCGTTGTCAGTGAGGTAGGCTACGACGACCCTTTCGCGCTGGTGACTCGAATCAAGGCTGCCACCCCGCTGCCGTTATTGTTGTTGCTTGATGGGGTTCAGGACCCTCAGAACCTTGGAGCGATCATTCGCACTGCGGAGGCTGCAGGAGCAGATGGGCTCTTTATCTCAAAACATCGTGCTGTCGGGATCACTCCGGCGGTCGCAAAGGCCTCTGCTGGAGCTGTGGAGCATCTACCCGTGGCGAGAGTCGCGGGCCTGCCGGCGTTTCTCACGTGGCTGAAGGATCAGGGTGTCTGGATTCTCGGGGCCGATCCAAGTGCTGTACGGTCCATCCACGAGATCGATTTTGGCACTTCAATGGGCGTGGTAATCGGAGGAGAACACCGTGGACTGACGGTGTTAGTGCGACAGCGGTGCGATCTGCTCGCGCGAATCCCCACATATGGTCGTGTGGACTCTCTTAATGCTGCTGCTGCTGCTGCTGTCTTCCTCTTTGAGATCCGTCGGCAACATAGTATCATGAAGCAGCCTTCAGCGAATGGACAAGAAACTGCGATTGTTTCTCAAAAATCCCCTCAATAA